Proteins from one Aulosira sp. FACHB-615 genomic window:
- the fmt gene encoding methionyl-tRNA formyltransferase, with amino-acid sequence MKVVFFGTPEFAIPTLEKLLNHPEFEILAVVTQPDKRRERGNKLTPSPVKTLALQHNLSVWQPERVKKDRETLAKLQQTEADAFVVVAYGQILSKKILNMPKLGCINVHGSILPKYRGAAPIQWCLFNGEPETGITTMLMDAGMDTGDMLLKATTPIELLDNTDNLAVRLATIGGDLLIETLLKLKHQEIQPIPQNNAEATYAPLIQKQDYQLDWTKSAIQLHNQIRGFYPNCWTTFRNQTLKITATLPLGSADAEEIPPELATIRQKLPDLSNISGIPGEIVSITKGIGAIAQTGAGLLLLREVQLAGKRPQSGWDFVNGARLTVGEILKSEV; translated from the coding sequence ATGAAAGTTGTATTTTTTGGTACTCCTGAATTCGCTATTCCTACTCTCGAAAAATTACTGAATCATCCAGAATTTGAAATTTTGGCAGTGGTGACTCAACCAGATAAACGTCGAGAACGGGGAAACAAACTGACTCCTTCACCTGTAAAAACCCTGGCTCTCCAGCATAATTTGTCAGTGTGGCAACCAGAGCGAGTTAAAAAAGATCGTGAAACTTTAGCGAAACTGCAACAAACAGAAGCAGATGCGTTTGTAGTGGTAGCTTATGGGCAGATTTTATCCAAAAAAATCTTGAATATGCCCAAATTAGGCTGTATTAATGTACATGGTTCAATTTTGCCGAAGTATCGCGGTGCGGCTCCGATTCAGTGGTGTCTCTTTAATGGTGAACCAGAAACAGGAATTACGACCATGTTAATGGATGCTGGGATGGATACAGGGGATATGCTGCTAAAAGCAACCACACCCATTGAATTGTTAGATAATACTGACAATTTAGCTGTAAGATTAGCAACAATTGGTGGAGATTTGTTAATAGAAACGCTGTTAAAACTGAAGCACCAAGAAATTCAACCAATTCCGCAAAATAACGCAGAAGCTACCTACGCACCTTTGATTCAAAAGCAAGATTACCAGTTAGATTGGACAAAGAGTGCAATACAATTACACAATCAAATTCGGGGATTTTACCCTAATTGTTGGACAACTTTTCGGAACCAGACTCTGAAAATTACAGCTACCCTTCCCCTTGGTTCTGCTGACGCTGAAGAAATACCACCAGAATTAGCAACCATACGCCAAAAACTACCTGATTTATCCAATATATCTGGCATTCCTGGAGAAATAGTCAGCATTACCAAGGGAATAGGTGCGATCGCCCAAACTGGAGCAGGTTTATTATTATTACGGGAAGTTCAGTTAGCGGGTAAACGTCCCCAGTCGGGATGGGATTTTGTTAATGGTGCGCGGTTGACAGTGGGAGAAATTCTGAAGTCTGAAGTGTGA
- a CDS encoding S8 family peptidase → MRHEKLSPGLLLAVEDYQHEGLPALMTHKRSLGIMAPKSIVKPTKSLVFIYCDDDADLSHLAQYGIEVNQNSGHVRTAFLPVDSLDALSEEPAIQRIKPSRKLKLRMDVAPQAVKLPEFKNKTGLTGKGVIIGVVDSGIDAKHPAFAGRILRLWDQTIPGPGVKEGAYGAELTGSLLSVSQDTDGHGTHVAGIASGADATYGGVAPDAELIIIKSDLQDAHIADAVRYVFRVAAELGRPAVVNLSLGGHADAHDGTDSLSKVIDAETGPGRIVCCAAGNEGNDNIHGQAIIPSGRIKGMRFNVPFNQVGIVWLNAWYGKDSELEVSVRSPNGFVTPFQKIIPQGNPAVDHQLPDSRVQIVTPGPDKANGDHNFFVQIRGNGPSPVMGGIWQLRVRNTSSQDTRLDVWTLDDSSSVFFTGTSVQDAVKIGSPGSASTAVTVAAYTTKVKYTDIDNQVREVGLELNSISDFSSEGPLRNDAQKPDVAAPGAMIVAALSSNANSDRSMTINSKFQAMAGTSMATPFVTGLVALLLQRDRNLDPNTIKELFRKNSSIPGKAVGTFDNKWGYGLINTENL, encoded by the coding sequence ATGAGACACGAAAAACTTTCTCCTGGTTTGCTGTTAGCAGTTGAAGATTATCAACATGAAGGTTTGCCAGCTTTGATGACACACAAGCGATCGCTTGGGATTATGGCTCCTAAAAGTATTGTCAAACCAACCAAGAGCCTAGTTTTTATCTACTGTGATGATGACGCAGATTTAAGCCACTTGGCACAATATGGCATAGAAGTTAATCAAAATTCCGGCCATGTGCGTACTGCTTTCCTACCCGTTGATAGTTTAGATGCTTTATCTGAAGAACCTGCCATCCAGCGAATTAAACCATCACGCAAACTCAAGCTACGGATGGATGTTGCGCCCCAAGCCGTGAAGTTACCAGAATTTAAAAATAAAACTGGACTAACTGGCAAAGGCGTAATTATTGGTGTAGTTGACAGTGGAATTGATGCCAAACATCCTGCCTTTGCTGGGCGCATTTTACGGTTATGGGATCAAACCATACCAGGGCCAGGCGTGAAAGAAGGCGCTTATGGTGCGGAACTAACGGGTTCCCTACTATCTGTTTCTCAAGATACTGACGGTCATGGTACACACGTCGCAGGTATCGCGTCTGGTGCTGATGCTACTTATGGTGGTGTCGCACCAGACGCAGAATTAATCATTATCAAATCTGACCTCCAAGATGCCCACATTGCTGATGCTGTTCGTTACGTTTTTCGGGTAGCGGCTGAATTAGGCAGACCCGCAGTCGTCAATCTCAGCTTGGGTGGACATGCTGATGCCCATGATGGTACTGATTCCCTCTCGAAAGTCATTGACGCAGAAACTGGCCCTGGCAGAATTGTTTGCTGTGCCGCAGGTAATGAAGGTAACGACAATATTCATGGTCAAGCCATCATCCCCAGCGGCCGAATCAAAGGAATGCGCTTTAATGTACCCTTCAATCAAGTAGGCATTGTTTGGTTAAATGCTTGGTATGGCAAAGACAGCGAATTAGAAGTTTCTGTACGCAGTCCTAACGGATTTGTTACTCCCTTCCAAAAAATTATTCCTCAAGGCAATCCCGCAGTAGATCATCAACTACCCGACTCACGGGTACAAATTGTCACTCCCGGCCCAGATAAAGCCAACGGCGACCATAATTTCTTTGTACAGATTCGGGGTAATGGCCCTTCGCCAGTTATGGGAGGGATTTGGCAGTTACGAGTCCGCAACACTTCTTCTCAAGATACTCGCCTAGATGTATGGACACTAGATGATAGTTCTTCAGTGTTTTTCACAGGTACTAGTGTCCAAGATGCTGTAAAAATTGGTTCCCCAGGATCTGCCAGCACTGCTGTAACAGTTGCAGCTTACACTACCAAAGTCAAATACACCGATATTGATAACCAAGTACGCGAAGTGGGTTTAGAACTCAACAGTATTTCTGATTTCAGTAGTGAAGGGCCGTTACGCAATGATGCTCAAAAACCGGATGTTGCTGCACCAGGGGCGATGATTGTGGCTGCGCTTTCTTCTAATGCAAATTCTGACCGTTCGATGACGATTAATTCTAAATTTCAGGCGATGGCTGGTACTAGTATGGCCACACCTTTTGTTACCGGGTTGGTAGCGTTATTATTACAGCGCGATCGCAATTTAGACCCCAACACCATCAAAGAGTTATTCCGCAAAAATAGCTCAATTCCTGGCAAAGCAGTCGGCACTTTTGATAATAAATGGGGTTACGGGTTAATTAACACTGAGAATCTGTAG